In Croceicoccus sp. Ery15, a genomic segment contains:
- a CDS encoding SDR family oxidoreductase codes for MNRLKGKTALITAAGQGIGRATAEAFVREGARVIATDVRAETLEGLEGAECRALDVTDPQAVKAIAAEFTDVNVLFNCAGFVHAGTILDCDEDDWAFSNTLNVTAQYRMIRAIMPNMIENGGGSIINMSSVAGSIKAVPNRFAYGATKAAVIGLTKSVAVDFVTQGIRCNAICPGTVETPSLLQRLRDTGDFDKAYAEFTARQAMGRFGRVEELAALAVYLGSDESAFTTGTINVIDGGWVN; via the coding sequence ATGAATCGCCTGAAGGGCAAAACCGCCCTGATCACCGCAGCCGGCCAGGGCATCGGTCGCGCCACTGCCGAAGCCTTCGTTCGTGAAGGCGCGCGCGTGATCGCAACCGACGTGCGCGCCGAAACGCTGGAAGGGCTGGAAGGCGCCGAATGCCGCGCTCTTGACGTAACCGATCCGCAGGCGGTCAAGGCCATCGCGGCTGAATTCACCGATGTGAACGTCCTGTTCAATTGTGCGGGTTTCGTCCATGCGGGCACCATCCTCGATTGTGACGAGGATGACTGGGCATTTTCCAACACGCTGAACGTGACCGCGCAATACCGCATGATCCGCGCCATCATGCCCAACATGATCGAAAACGGCGGCGGGTCGATCATCAACATGTCCTCGGTCGCGGGCAGCATCAAGGCCGTGCCCAACCGGTTTGCCTATGGAGCGACCAAGGCGGCAGTGATCGGACTGACCAAATCGGTCGCGGTCGATTTCGTGACCCAGGGCATCCGGTGCAATGCGATCTGTCCGGGTACGGTCGAAACCCCTTCGCTGCTGCAACGGCTGCGCGATACGGGCGATTTCGACAAGGCCTATGCCGAATTCACCGCGCGTCAGGCCATGGGCCGCTTTGGCCGTGTGGAAGAACTGGCCGCCCTCGCCGTCTATCTGGGATCGGACGAGAGCGCCTTTACCACCGGCACGATCAATGTGATCGACGGCGGCTGGGTCAACTGA